The genome window GTAGAGGACATGTATGTCCACTTTGACCTGGCGTCGAAGACCGCGGCAAAGATCAAGGGTATCAAGCAATTCATCACAAATGTTATGTATCACAACGCCATCCGAAGCAAAGCAGACGAGGTCATGCAGCAGCTCTTTGCCCTACGAGACGACACGATCGACTAGGCCGTTGGCCGTTTGTTGGAGCTGTAACGTGCAATTAATAGATGAGACATGTTGAAAGCAATATCTTCGTCTTTGTCCCTAGATTCTGACTTAGGGACAGTTTGAGGCGCTTCGAGCACCACGACTTTGAGCTCTATCCATGTTGATGGGAGAGTCGTATGTGTTGCACATAGGTGACCTTGAGTTTCAGCGGAATACCTCGGTAGTTGGATTATTAGAAAACCTTGAAATAAAGTCAGTATCCGGCCAAAGGTCCCTCTTGGGAATGACCTACAGCTCCGCCAATTATAAACAACCGTTCTTCCTCCCGTTGTACCCACTGGACAACCTTACTTGCACTCTGTGCAAGTGCATTGCGATTGGCATTGGGGCTAGCAACACAGTAAAGTTCAAATATTGGAGTCACCCAAGCAAAAGAACTGGCTGATTGGGAAATACAATGGTGAACTTTTACATGAGCATGCTTAGCATGAATACTAGAGTGCAGGTTATTGTATGTTGACATcaatctgaagaagaaggagcacCAAAACTTCATTAGCACACGGACATAAAATGGGGTTTAAGAAACGGTGTAACGGAGTTGACAAACCTTCGACGCCTAGAAATCGATGTGAACTCAGGTTCGTAGGAGGACATTGTGAATTGGACATTTGCCCGAGATTTATACAAGAAATGATGCAAGACAGTGCCAGGAACAATATCAGTAGTAGTCGGACGACCTCCATCGATAgcttctttgatgatgttgatactattattcttctcCAGTTGCTGCCAGCGCCGGATCGAGTTAGTGTGTCCTAAACAACCCGGATTCTACTGACAGATTTACATACCTCGACAAGTGAATTTCGCATCTCCTGCATCTCGAAAAACCCTTCCTTATTCGGGCTTATCAGGATGATGGCCACCGACTGCTCTGTTGTCGTCTCGCTGGCAGAAGTGCCTGAGTTTTCGCGGAGATCAAGAAAACTGACATACATATATAGATAACCGCTGCTGTTGAATCCCGGTAAACAGACTGGGATCCAGCTTTCCCCACCTCCAGCTTTGATGCCTTCTGCTTCGAAGATCATGTTGAAGAGAAGTTGTAAGTCACCAGGATGCAGCGAATGTTTCTTGGGTCTCACAACACTAACTAATCTACCCCCGGCAACCACCAGACCATACAGTAGGCTGCTCACCTTTGTTTTTAAAAGCGCATTGTTGATCGCTTGTCGATGTGACTTGCGGATTTTCAAGCATTCCAATGCGGAAAGGAAAGTGGACGGTGATCCCTTTGTGAAGCTGTCTGCCAGAGTAGACAGTAACGTCTCGGACCCCTGCAACGGCCTTTTGAGATCGGTAGACGGTCGAACAGAAAAGAGATGTGTCAACGAAGGCAGTGTTAGGGTAGACAAAATCTGCATGTACAAGGCTTCTAGCTGTAATTTCAGCTGCGTATCGCTCTCCAAGAGTCGACTAATGGCTACCAAATATAATGGACCCTTGGTAACAATCACAAACTTTGTATCCCCGGCGCAAAAACTGGTCAAACGATCATTGGCATCTTCATAAAACGATATAATCGTCAGAATGACACCTATGTAACCCGAGATCAGTCCGCCATCACCATGTCTGGTCCAAATGGGcttcccagcagcagacaGGATGAGATAGTGTTTTCTTTTAGACTTCCATCTCTCAAGGAGCAGCTCTGTGATTTGGATTGAAGTCAGTGACATCACTACACAACCATAGATCATCACTTACCTTCATTcctgccatcatcatccagctccCCAATAGGCTCAAATTCACTAGTGAAGTcgtcttcaacatcatcggTCCGAAACTCAGGGAATTGAAGAAGTCCACTGCTGTCCTGCTGAACGTCTCCAGACTCTTGTGCAAGGAAGTCGCTGAAAACATTTTCTGCCTCACCGAGCTCTGTGTTTGGTGCCGTGCTTCTAATGCTCGCAGAATCCCCCGCATCGCTGCCTTTCGAGGCTGTAAGCTGAGTGAGGCTTGCTTTGGCTCTTAGTGACCCAAAAGGACCACGGGTAGGGTGGTTTTCTTTTCCGCCATCGTTTAATTGTAGGAGGCTAATGTCCGGTATCGACACGGCTGTTGTAGCCTTGGCCTGCAAACTagaggatgacgactgcCGGGTTGATCGAGGCGAAATGAACCCTTCATCTAATAAACTCAAGGTGTTCGGACGCGGGGGGAGGGGTGGAGGCCGTTCTTCCAAGCGCGCGGAGGAGTCATCGCTACCGGTTTTCGAGGGTTCTTTCGCGGAATTCTCCTGGGTTCCGTAGTTATTCCCTCCAGCGCCGTCATCGCCCGGTGCGACTTGCGGTTGCTCAAGAGCGTTCGGGTTCATCGTACGCAGATCATGCGCATCGATGGCAGTTCATAAGCAGGTCTTGCTTCATTTATGAACAGTGATCATTAATAATAGTCAAGAGGCGTCAGACATAATTATCTTTGAGAAAGTAATAATGTCATGAATATGCGGCGGCGGGTCATGTACGTGGATTAGATAGTAAGTGGAGCTAGGTTGACGTCGCTGGAAGGCCGGAGCATCAAGGCGGACGGAGACCCAAAACATCTCCGCCTGGTCTATCTATTCAGGCTGCGTGTCTTCAGTTGTTCGCAACCACCCGCAAAATCATCTGATCATGTCAATCCTGATGAGCAAAATATGAAGCGCTACGATCTGAAGCAATTCCGCTTACCGAGTATCCACTACTGGCACCATGAGCCTTGATCCGACCTCTTTTCCAAGGTCCAACTCCCCCGCAAGCTCCGACAGCTCCTTTACGCGCTCCCGGTTACGAGGGAAGGAGGGTACGCAAACTCCGATTCAAATACGCAATTGATGACATATAATTATCCGAGACTATACAGCTCACTTATTTTCGCAAACAGAGCCCTtgaaaaaagacaaaaatTACCGCCGCTATGCTTCCACTGTCGAAAGAGCTCTCTCGTTGTTTGACACAGCGCTACAGGAATGGGCGGACTATATCTCATTTCTTAGTCGCCTCTTGAAGGTAATCTTATGCCTCATACACCTAGAACACGAGGAAAATTGCTCACTTGGTTTAGGCTCTCCAATCGCATCCCGCAGACTTACCAGTCGTCCCCCACAAGGTGCTTGTAGCCAAACGCCTCTCACAGTGCTTGAACCCTTCACTACCATCGGGTGTACACCAGAAAGCGCTCGAAGTGTATACCTATATATTCAATCTGATTAAGGTTCGACTTGacggggaaaaaaaaaattgagTGACCATCTGCTAATGCCTCTAATCGGCCAAATAGTCTGAAGGCCTGTCACACGACCTACCGTTGTATCTGCCAGGCATCGCGCCCACTCTTACCTTCGCCTCGCTCACAGTACGTCCTTTGTTCTTATCCTTGATAGAAAATCATATTTGCGGTCTCGAGCCATGGGCCATTCGTCCGGCCTTGAAGGCTATAATCTTGGCCCTTTTACCAGGCCTGGAAGAGGAAACCAGTGACGACTTCGATCACACGCTGCGACTCGTTAACAAATTCCGCGACATTGCAGCAACGAAGCTAGAGACGCAGAGAACCGGGGCGGACGCGGAATCAAGCGGTCAATACTTCTGGCAGTGTCTTTTCCTGGCATCCATAACCAGCCCTAGCAGACGTTCAGGTGTCTTAGCTTACCTGAACCGATATTTGCCTAAGTTAGGCATTACGGATCGCAGACCGAGTAAGGGTGATGGGAGCAACTTTGAGGACATGCCACATGATATGCGCGTGGCGGTGGACTCCGTTATCATGCCTGAGCCGGGTTTGCTTATTAGGTGTTTTGCCTCCGGTCTGGTGGACGAACAAATTCTCGTGCAGCGAAATTTTCTTGACTTGCTTGTGACTCACCTTCCACTCAGCTCGCCTATACTGCAGTCGCGGATCACAGATGATGACCTGCAGAGATTAATGATCGCAGCTGTTGGTGTGGTTGCCCGACGAGACATGAGCCTAAACAGGAGACTGTGGGCGTGGTTCCTAGGGCCCGAGGCTGCAAGTGATCAGCCATCTTTCGAAGGTGAAGGAACAACTGGATCCTACGCTGTTGATGACGAACAGTTATCGCAGTCAGAGTATTTCAGTCAATTTGGTCTAAAAGCTCTTGTAAAAAGTCTGCTTCGGTTGAATGAGCAAGACGCAAGAACTCCCTCGGAAAGGGCAAAGCCATTTCGAATCTCACTTTCCTTGATGGACAGATGGGAAGTTGGCGGTCATATCGTTCCTGCAGTATTCCTGCCCCTTATGCGCAATATCCAAGCCTTCGGAAAATCATCTTCCAAGCAGCAGTTTGACGAGGTATTTCGCAGCGCCAGTGCCTTCTTCGATGGTGTCGAAAGCGGCGTGATCTTTTCGGAGCTTCTTGGCCTGATAGACTGGAGATCTGATAATCATTGTAACAAGAAGAGGCAGGCTTTGGACGACTTGCAACTCGCTCAGTTCATTTTGGACAATTTCAATGTCCGTGAAGAGGACATGCTTCTTACCCATGTACCTCTGCTGGTGCTTACTATCCTAGTAAAATTGAGCGAACTTTCATCAAACACAAGGAATTCCGAAATTGCCCCTGACGAACTTCTTGAATTATCGAACGGGCTTATGAGAGTTATGAACTCCTTGACAACGCTACTCACAGAGAGAGCGTTTGCAAGAAAATCTGAATCGGCCAAGGTGATAGCGGACAATTCGCTCATGGACATCAGCGACATGGACATTATGAAAAGAATTCATAACTTCTATGAtcaaagcagaagcagttTGGATCTACCACCacttccttttcttcccagACAGTTGGGTGATCTCATAACACGGAAAGCTCACGATCTTGCCGCATCGGCCCTCGAAAAGAGCAATGGTAGTATACCTATTCAAGAGATCCTGACTCTTCTGGTTGCGCTGCTGAAGCGACTACCCAAATCGTTTGTGTTCCATGACAGGCGCTTCTATCTGGCTATTTGCAGTCGATTGAAGATTGACCAGGCAGAACAATCTACACCGTCTTTCTCGACTATTTCTTCCATTGTCTCCGCAGTGACCAGCTTGTATTTCATACAGGCCCCTGGGTACTATATCAGCTACGAGGATGTTGCAGGACTGATACCAACCCTCGTCCGACATCTTTGGCAATTCCTCTCGCCCGCAAGCCCCAAATTTCACGTAGAGGCTGTCCGCTGTCTCTGGCATCTACACTCGGCTTCTTGGTCAGATCATATTGTTGAGGCGTCCATAACATCTCTCATGGTTGGCTCAGCGCCAGGCTCCCACCATCTGACTTCTGAAGAGCAGGCTGGAAAATATTTTGTTCTCTGGAATCATAGCCACCATGGCTCCCACGAAATTCCTCCAAAACAAGCGCACGATGCGAGAAAAGCCCAAACAGCTTACTATTCGTCAATGCTTGAACGCCCActttttcttgttttggATCTTCTGACTCTAGGCCCAAATGAGGCTTCACAGGCAGTTCAGCGATGGCTGCAAGATTTATCATCCATTGAAAAGTGAGCCTGACCCCGACGGTGAGGTTTGTATCGATTTCTGATATCTCTTAGGGTGTTTCGCATCGTGATCTTGCGACTTGAGAATCTTCTCTTGCGAAAAGAAACACTGTCAGAAAATGAGGGCGATAACGTTGTCATTTCCACTGACGACTATAAAGAGTGTAACTACCTTCTACGGACAATCTACAATACCCTCTGCTCTCTGTCGCCCAATGGATGGATGTCTCTTCTTACTCAGACATTGAATCCTGTGGATAAACAAAAGGATGGTGCTTCTGAAGGTCAGTTCTGAATACCTCGTTCTGTGTGCTTGGCTTACCGTCAACGGACTTAGATGGCGCCGAGTTCCAATCTCTCCACTCTATGATTTTCCAGCTATCCTCAAAGGTAATTATTGGGAGAAGGCGAAATGCAGTATCACAGGCGGAAGAAGCGAAGCTCCAACAGACCTCCCTGCTGGTTATAAGACAACTTCTTCAAGGGCCCGGAGGTGAAGAGATTGCTGAGTCGGGCATTGACTCCTTCTTGGTTGATCAACTGTCTTCTGTCCTCGACGAAGGAGGTAGCATCGAATTACAAGGGGCTATAATAGACACCCTTCTCTCGGCGTTGAAGGTCCGATTCGCACAAGCATACCTACCACCGCCCCCTCCCAGGCCGAAACATCAGCGTGCACAGTCTCGTGAGCGGCTCACAAGTCCGTCACTTCTTTCCTTTACCAGTGATAAGGCTGATAGAGGTGCTTTGCCTCCTGTTCCACCTCAACCTCCTTCCCGCCTCCTAGAGTGTCTTCTCAAAGGCATCAGCTCTAAAAGTTCGAGAGATATCGTGGAGAAGTGGACTCTACTACTTTGTGAAGTTCTCCCTCTATATTCAGGATCCCTCTTCCAGATCCTGCTCATGTTAGTGGAATGCTTCTGTAAGGAGATCCAATTATCATATACGAATCTCCAGCTCTCTTTTAGACAAACCGACGGTTGGCCAGAAGATCGTTCAGAGCATGTCACCATTACCCTACTTACTGGACTTGAGACGTGCATAGCGGCCGCTCACGAACGCCTTCTTGTGGAGGAAGCGAACGTACCAGCTGCCAAAAGCCCTGACCACGCTCATGGGTTCTTTGGCAACATGGTGTCAGGGGTTTTTGCGACCGACTCAAACCAGGGGCGGTCAACCGCAGCGAACAACAGATTAACAGTATTATTATGCTTCCAGGATGCCGTTCGATTATGCTTTTCCATATGGTCCTGGGGTGCTGTGGAACGAAGTGGTCCACCCCAGGATCCCGAGTCTCTCGCATCCTTCCAATACACCTCTCTGCGGATGAGAAACAGGTCTCGTCGAATACTTGAGCATCTTTTCACTGCGGAGGCCCTTGAATGCTTAGAGACGATGGTAGAGATGTGGTCAAGAGCAGACCCTGACACATCACCACTAATTCTTAGTTTGCTCCACACTCTGGATGGATCTCGCCCAAAGATCACCATTCCAGCAATCTTCAATGCCATTTATACACGAACCAACCCTGCTGCCCTTGAACCCCACCGTAAATCTGCCTTGACATCAAACCTCACTGAATCGGAGCTGGCGGGTTTTCTGGTCACGTATGCCAGGTctctggatgatgatgtactCGACGAAATTTGGACAGACTGTACAACATTTTTGCGTGACGTCTTGAGCAACCCCTTCCCCCATCGACAGATACTTCCCCGGCTAGTGGAATTCGCTGCTATTCTAGGAGCCAAGATGGAGAATACAACCTTCGGCGAGGATCGACGGATGAGAAAGGACCTAGGGGTATGTTTTACCGCAGCTTTCACCATGCAGTGCAGTTATTAACTTCATGCAGGATGTATTGCTTCGCCTGCTTACCGCCATCTTCACAAGCAAACCTATGGGATTGTCCCAGGATTCGAGTATGCTGGGGAGGCCATCCCTGGATTATGACAACTCCGCTGTACCGCACGCTGGCCCTGACGATATGCTCAGTATTCTTGCACTCTCGATGCCGTCTTTTACAGCTCTGTTAGGTGATTCTGatcgcatcatctccgcTGTGTCAGGCATATCCTCTCATGTGATTGGGCCTCTTCTGCGTTCGCGGCTATTCCCTAACAATATCAACGGCAGCGTGATGTCTCTACTGCAACACATTGCGAAGgttccagctgctgcaaaaATCTGGAAGAAGGACATCGCCGATGCCTTTAACGATCCACGATTTTTTGGCTTCCAGGTTGAACTCGTGAGAAGCGGTTGGATGAAGCTACTCAGGCAATGGGTAATTGCCGACAAGGACCGTCTAACAGAGTTGATGTCTCGTCTTCCACCACCGAGCACAGCGGGACTAATGTTCGGTGTTGGAGCGTCTGCTGCTCGCTTGGAAGCTGACCGGAAGGCTCAGTTGAACCTGCGGAGGATATCACTGCTAATATTATCTGCAAATGACGATTACTTCATTGGAGAACTACCAGAGCTGCtccagaagctggaagaTCTCCTTGCAGCGACGAGCTC of Aspergillus fumigatus Af293 chromosome 2, whole genome shotgun sequence contains these proteins:
- a CDS encoding guanine nucleotide exchange factor MON1, with the translated sequence MNPNALEQPQVAPGDDGAGGNNYGTQENSAKEPSKTGSDDSSARLEERPPPLPPRPNTLSLLDEGFISPRSTRQSSSSSLQAKATTAVSIPDISLLQLNDGGKENHPTRGPFGSLRAKASLTQLTASKGSDAGDSASIRSTAPNTELGEAENVFSDFLAQESGDVQQDSSGLLQFPEFRTDDVEDDFTSEFEPIGELDDDGRNEELLLERWKSKRKHYLILSAAGKPIWTRHGDGGLISGYIGVILTIISFYEDANDRLTSFCAGDTKFVIVTKGPLYLVAISRLLESDTQLKLQLEALYMQILSTLTLPSLTHLFSVRPSTDLKRPLQGSETLLSTLADSFTKGSPSTFLSALECLKIRKSHRQAINNALLKTKVSSLLYGLVVAGGRLVSVVRPKKHSLHPGDLQLLFNMIFEAEGIKAGGGESWIPVCLPGFNSSGYLYMYVSFLDLRENSGTSASETTTEQSVAIILISPNKEGFFEMQEMRNSLVEQLEKNNSINIIKEAIDGGRPTTTDIVPGTVLHHFLYKSRANVQFTMSSYEPEFTSISRRRRLMSTYNNLHSSIHAKHAHVKVHHCISQSASSFAWVTPIFELYCVASPNANRNALAQSASKVVQWVQREEERLFIIGGAVF
- a CDS encoding dopey family protein translates to MSLDPTSFPRSNSPASSDSSFTRSRLRGKEEPLKKDKNYRRYASTVERALSLFDTALQEWADYISFLSRLLKALQSHPADLPVVPHKVLVAKRLSQCLNPSLPSGVHQKALEVYTYIFNLIKSEGLSHDLPLYLPGIAPTLTFASLTVRPLFLSLIENHICGLEPWAIRPALKAIILALLPGLEEETSDDFDHTLRLVNKFRDIAATKLETQRTGADAESSGQYFWQCLFLASITSPSRRSGVLAYLNRYLPKLGITDRRPSKGDGSNFEDMPHDMRVAVDSVIMPEPGLLIRCFASGLVDEQILVQRNFLDLLVTHLPLSSPILQSRITDDDLQRLMIAAVGVVARRDMSLNRRLWAWFLGPEAASDQPSFEGEGTTGSYAVDDEQLSQSEYFSQFGLKALVKSLLRLNEQDARTPSERAKPFRISLSLMDRWEVGGHIVPAVFLPLMRNIQAFGKSSSKQQFDEVFRSASAFFDGVESGVIFSELLGLIDWRSDNHCNKKRQALDDLQLAQFILDNFNVREEDMLLTHVPLLVLTILVKLSELSSNTRNSEIAPDELLELSNGLMRVMNSLTTLLTERAFARKSESAKVIADNSLMDISDMDIMKRIHNFYDQSRSSLDLPPLPFLPRQLGDLITRKAHDLAASALEKSNGSIPIQEILTLLVALLKRLPKSFVFHDRRFYLAICSRLKIDQAEQSTPSFSTISSIVSAVTSLYFIQAPGYYISYEDVAGLIPTLVRHLWQFLSPASPKFHVEAVRCLWHLHSASWSDHIVEASITSLMVGSAPGSHHLTSEEQAGKYFVLWNHSHHGSHEIPPKQAHDARKAQTAYYSSMLERPLFLVLDLLTLGPNEASQAVQRWLQDLSSIEKVFRIVILRLENLLLRKETLSENEGDNVVISTDDYKECNYLLRTIYNTLCSLSPNGWMSLLTQTLNPVDKQKDGASEDGAEFQSLHSMIFQLSSKVIIGRRRNAVSQAEEAKLQQTSLLVIRQLLQGPGGEEIAESGIDSFLVDQLSSVLDEGGSIELQGAIIDTLLSALKVRFAQAYLPPPPPRPKHQRAQSRERLTSPSLLSFTSDKADRGALPPVPPQPPSRLLECLLKGISSKSSRDIVEKWTLLLCEVLPLYSGSLFQILLMLVECFCKEIQLSYTNLQLSFRQTDGWPEDRSEHVTITLLTGLETCIAAAHERLLVEEANVPAAKSPDHAHGFFGNMVSGVFATDSNQGRSTAANNRLTVLLCFQDAVRLCFSIWSWGAVERSGPPQDPESLASFQYTSLRMRNRSRRILEHLFTAEALECLETMVEMWSRADPDTSPLILSLLHTLDGSRPKITIPAIFNAIYTRTNPAALEPHRKSALTSNLTESELAGFLVTYARSLDDDVLDEIWTDCTTFLRDVLSNPFPHRQILPRLVEFAAILGAKMENTTFGEDRRMRKDLGDVLLRLLTAIFTSKPMGLSQDSSMLGRPSLDYDNSAVPHAGPDDMLSILALSMPSFTALLGDSDRIISAVSGISSHVIGPLLRSRLFPNNINGSVMSLLQHIAKVPAAAKIWKKDIADAFNDPRFFGFQVELVRSGWMKLLRQWVIADKDRLTELMSRLPPPSTAGLMFGVGASAARLEADRKAQLNLRRISLLILSANDDYFIGELPELLQKLEDLLAATSSSSPSSTTRAEIFMVLRALALKSSTTTLAPFWPLINTELQEAISSIPLGAQQEVYNAYSLLQACKLLDTLLVLAPDDFQLLEWLYVNDTIDAVYPPEHLESMALADEISQTLGVRGSAPPHSPCEATESGDGMKRPQLTLDWIRETAKDELIDQVLRPFLDRLSINAFESTYGMGSPDLKSCQDDLLADLFNESTMAN